One genomic region from Enterobacter hormaechei ATCC 49162 encodes:
- a CDS encoding type I secretion system permease/ATPase, with protein MKTHPQYEPWLQGMLIIAKYYRLDFSAQHVRVTINHESQSPRQLVLEEMARQLGMGMRWVAAEAVSLDPWRLPLLAEFTGGQIAVINRMDNDGNVSVQFSGDGGLETTLTRDELGSRLKGLMVLRPLESTPDARVDDYSKPYEKNWFWQLALKDWRRYSDIMLVALVANVLALSGMVFSMQVYDRVVPSQSEATLWVLFGGVMIAIVFEFIMRMLRVHISDVVGKRADLRISERVFAHALRIKNGARSKSTGSFIAQIRELESVRELITSTTIAAISDLPFFLLFVFILWMIGGPLVLVVLLAVPLLLIPGLLVQRPLGKLSSEGMRESAIRNATLVEAVQGIEDIKLMRAEQRFQNQWNNTNDVAASVGMKQRWLTGLLLTWTQEVQSIVYAVVLLVGCYLVISGDMTTGALVGTSILASRTIAPLSQISGVLSRWQSAKVARKGLDDLMQRPIDDPRHGKKVHKAHLRGDYRLDDVGFYYDEEEKLTVLNISKLRIRAGERVAVLGRNGSGKSTLLHLLAGMQEPQQGSILLDDIALNHLDPADVRRDMQLLSQQARLFFGSVRDNILMGNPLATDEEIHQALVNSGALEFVRKQKMGLNTIINEGGTGLSGGQRQALLLARALLTSPNILLLDEPTAWLDEVSEKQFIQHLHPWLGKRRTLVVATHRLPILDLVDRIIVLENGNVVMDGPRDAILRQHGMAPQQAPQRTVKLKTEGVA; from the coding sequence ATGAAGACACATCCACAGTACGAACCCTGGTTGCAGGGCATGCTCATCATCGCGAAATATTATCGGCTGGATTTTTCGGCGCAGCATGTTCGGGTCACGATTAACCATGAAAGCCAGTCGCCACGCCAGCTAGTGCTGGAGGAGATGGCGCGCCAGCTTGGGATGGGGATGCGTTGGGTGGCGGCGGAAGCCGTATCGCTCGATCCCTGGCGTTTACCGCTGCTGGCGGAGTTTACCGGCGGGCAAATTGCGGTCATCAACCGTATGGACAACGACGGGAACGTCAGCGTGCAGTTTAGCGGCGACGGGGGGCTGGAGACAACGCTGACGCGCGACGAGCTTGGTTCACGGTTAAAGGGACTGATGGTACTGCGCCCGCTTGAGTCCACGCCGGATGCGCGCGTGGATGATTACAGCAAACCCTATGAGAAAAACTGGTTCTGGCAACTGGCGCTGAAAGACTGGCGTCGCTACAGCGACATTATGCTGGTGGCGCTGGTCGCCAACGTGCTGGCGCTCTCCGGCATGGTCTTTTCCATGCAGGTGTATGACAGGGTGGTGCCGTCCCAGTCGGAGGCCACGCTGTGGGTGCTGTTTGGCGGCGTGATGATCGCCATCGTGTTTGAATTCATCATGCGCATGCTGAGGGTGCATATTTCGGACGTGGTAGGAAAACGCGCCGACCTGCGTATTTCCGAGCGCGTGTTTGCCCACGCCCTGCGGATTAAAAACGGTGCGCGATCGAAATCGACCGGGTCGTTTATCGCCCAGATCCGCGAGCTGGAGTCAGTGCGGGAGCTGATCACTTCCACCACCATTGCCGCTATATCCGATCTGCCGTTCTTCCTGCTGTTTGTTTTCATTCTGTGGATGATTGGCGGCCCGCTGGTGCTGGTGGTGCTGCTGGCCGTGCCGCTGCTGCTCATTCCCGGCCTGCTGGTGCAGCGCCCGCTGGGAAAACTCTCCAGCGAAGGGATGCGTGAATCGGCAATTCGCAATGCCACGCTGGTGGAGGCGGTGCAGGGGATTGAGGACATCAAGCTAATGCGCGCCGAGCAGCGCTTCCAGAACCAGTGGAATAACACCAATGACGTTGCCGCCAGCGTCGGCATGAAGCAGCGCTGGCTGACGGGGCTGCTGCTGACCTGGACCCAGGAGGTGCAGTCTATCGTCTACGCCGTGGTGCTGCTGGTGGGCTGTTACCTGGTCATCAGCGGCGACATGACCACCGGTGCGCTGGTGGGCACCTCGATTCTGGCGTCCCGCACCATTGCGCCTCTTTCGCAGATTTCTGGCGTGCTCTCCCGCTGGCAGTCGGCAAAGGTGGCCCGCAAGGGACTGGATGACCTGATGCAGCGCCCGATTGACGATCCCCGGCACGGCAAAAAAGTGCATAAAGCCCACCTTCGCGGTGATTACCGGCTGGACGACGTCGGGTTTTATTACGACGAAGAAGAGAAGCTCACCGTGCTGAATATCAGCAAACTGCGCATTCGCGCCGGTGAACGTGTGGCAGTACTCGGGCGGAATGGTTCGGGGAAAAGTACCTTGCTGCATCTGCTGGCGGGAATGCAGGAGCCTCAGCAGGGCAGCATTTTGCTGGACGATATTGCTCTCAATCATCTTGACCCGGCCGACGTGCGCCGCGACATGCAACTGCTCAGTCAGCAGGCGCGGCTATTCTTCGGCTCCGTGCGTGACAATATTCTGATGGGCAATCCGCTGGCGACAGACGAGGAAATTCATCAGGCGCTGGTCAACAGCGGCGCGCTGGAGTTTGTGCGCAAGCAGAAAATGGGGCTGAACACCATCATCAACGAGGGCGGAACGGGGCTTTCCGGTGGGCAGCGTCAGGCGCTGCTGCTGGCCCGCGCGCTGCTCACCTCGCCGAATATTCTGCTGCTGGATGAACCCACCGCCTGGCTGGATGAGGTCAGCGAGAAGCAGTTTATCCAGCATCTGCACCCGTGGCTCGGTAAGCGCCGGACGTTGGTGGTGGCGACGCATCGCCTGCCAATTCTGGACCTGGTTGACCGCATCATCGTCCTGGAAAACGGCAACGTGGTGATGGATGGCCCTCGTGATGCCATTTTACGCCAGCACGGAATGGCCCCGCAGCAGGCGCCTCAGCGCACGGTCAAACTGAAAACGGAGGGCGTGGCATGA